The window GCGGGCCGTCAATGTCTCGCGAACCTTCGCGACGACAAGCCAGCGCCCGGCCGAGGTGGAGTTGACAATTGGTGAGCATCTTTGTGTATAGAGCCATTGAAGGTCCGAGGAAGGCTAATACTGTTGCTagatggaaagaaggtctcTATTGAAGGTATGCTTTAGTGCTTGGACAGCTTGGTCGACCTCTTCTGACAGAATTGTAGCTGGCTCTGCTCTTATTCAAGCCTGCGAGAAGGCAGGTTCAACAGTTCCTCGGTGAGTTAAGACAGTCGTGGCGAGTTTGGATGACATAGCTAACATTATCTAGATACTGCTACCATGAGTACGATACCTCCGAGTCCTCCCACCATCGACCTATCGCTGACAATGCTTCAGGAAGCTTATGATTGCCGGTAACTGCCGAATGTGTCTGGTGGAGGTCGAGCGGGCACCGAAGCCCGTTGCCTCATGTGCTTGGCCTGTACAGCCTGGTATGGTTGTCAAGACTAACTCTCCCCTTACGCACAAAGCCCGTGAGGGTGTTATGGAATTCTTGCTGGCCAACCATCCTCTCGACTGCCCCGTCTGTGATCAGGGTGGTGAGTGTGATCTTCAGGACCAGTCTATGCGTTACGGAGCGGACCGAGGCCGATTCCACGAGGTTGGCGGCAAGCGAGCTGTGGAGGATAAGAACATTGGTCCCCTGATCAAGACTTCCATGAACAGATGTATTCACTGCACCCGATGTATTCGATTCTCCAACGATATTGCCGGTGCCCCGGAGATGGGTTCCACCGGACGTGGTAACGATATCCAGATTGGTACATACCTCGAACAGAACCTGGACACCGAGTTGTCTGGTAACGTTATCGACCTCTGCCCCGTTGGTGCCCTCACCTCCAAGCCTTATGCTTTCCGAGCTCGTCCCTGGGAGCTGAAGCACACCGAATCTATCGACGTTCTTAACGGTCTCGGTTCCAACATCCGTGTGGACTCCCGTGGCCTCGAGGTCATGCGTATTCTCCCCCGACTTAACGACGACGTAAACGAGGAGTGGATCGACGATAAGACTCGATTTGCTTGTGACGGTCTCAAGACCCAACGACTTACTATGCCTTTGGTCCGCCGCGAGGGTCGCTTCGAGCCTTCCGACTGGGAGGAGGCCCTCACCGAGATTGGCCGTGCTTACCAAATTAAGAACCCCCAGGGTAACGAGTTCAAGATTATTGCTGGTGCTTTAACTGAGGTCGAGTCTTTGGTCGTTGCCAAGGATATGGCCAACAAGCTTGGTTCTGACAACCTGGCTCTCGATACCCCTACCGGCAGCCAGCCTCTCGCCCACGGTGTTGATGTTCGATCCAACTTCCTTTTCAACTCTCAGATCTGGGGAATTGAGGAGGCCGACGCTATCCTGATTGTTGGCAGCAACCCCCGACACGAGGCCGCCGTTCTCAACGCCCGTATCCGAAAGCAGTGGCTCCGATCCGACCTCGAGAtcggccttgttggtgagaCATTTGACTCTACCTTTGAGTTCGAGCACTTTGGTGCCGACCACGCTGCTCTCAAGACTGCCCTCTCCGGTCCTTTCGGCGAGACCCTGAAGAACGCCAAGCGACCTATGATCATCGTCGGCTCTGGTGTCACTGATCACGCTGATGCCAAGGCTTACTACGAGACCATTGGTACTTTTGTCGACAAGCACGCCTCTAACTTCCGAACTGAGG is drawn from Fusarium graminearum PH-1 chromosome 3, whole genome shotgun sequence and contains these coding sequences:
- a CDS encoding NADH-quinone oxidoreductase chain 3, with protein sequence MLRNTLARSAWRTSRRAVNVSRTFATTSQRPAEVELTIDGKKVSIEAGSALIQACEKAGSTVPRYCYHEKLMIAGNCRMCLVEVERAPKPVASCAWPVQPGMVVKTNSPLTHKAREGVMEFLLANHPLDCPVCDQGGECDLQDQSMRYGADRGRFHEVGGKRAVEDKNIGPLIKTSMNRCIHCTRCIRFSNDIAGAPEMGSTGRGNDIQIGTYLEQNLDTELSGNVIDLCPVGALTSKPYAFRARPWELKHTESIDVLNGLGSNIRVDSRGLEVMRILPRLNDDVNEEWIDDKTRFACDGLKTQRLTMPLVRREGRFEPSDWEEALTEIGRAYQIKNPQGNEFKIIAGALTEVESLVVAKDMANKLGSDNLALDTPTGSQPLAHGVDVRSNFLFNSQIWGIEEADAILIVGSNPRHEAAVLNARIRKQWLRSDLEIGLVGETFDSTFEFEHFGADHAALKTALSGPFGETLKNAKRPMIIVGSGVTDHADAKAYYETIGTFVDKHASNFRTEEWQGYNVLQREASRAGAFEVGFTTPSAEVAQTKPKFVWLLGADDVKEADIPKDAFVVYQGHHGDKGAQIADIVLPGAAYTEKAGTYINTEGRVQMTRAATSLPGASRTDWKILRAASEFLGAPLPYDDVAMVRDRMVEISPALAAYDVVEPVALPALSKVQLVDQNKGAKVTGAPLKKVIDNFYFTDVISRSSPTMARCSAAKATGDARTNFMAPGMEEDKPMGQVEYGV